Proteins from a genomic interval of Quercus lobata isolate SW786 chromosome 11, ValleyOak3.0 Primary Assembly, whole genome shotgun sequence:
- the LOC115967421 gene encoding probable E3 ubiquitin-protein ligase ARI5, whose product MDSEDYMYDSDVEETTYDDDDPYYYSDKEEENIAVGDDDDESRRNKKAKQSYIVLKESDIQQRQENDITEVSNVLSISKAAATVLLLNYNWRACDVQDEWFADEERIRKKVGLFEKPVFLLPNKLGKVELTCSICYENVRVSMMGWVSCGHPFCRECWEKYVSVAIEDGVGCLTLRCPEPRCNAVVDRDSIDLFAKKEDKERYSRYLIRSYIESNKKYKWCPSADCEYAMEFCEGGDEECYDVCCHCNNGFCWNCMDDAHRPVDCETVAKWQLKNSSEAENTAWLLVNTKPCPKCGKPIEKNQGCMHMTCRKPCEHEFCWMCLGTWKEHGERTGGFYACNTFQKNKEEGKYNQDEDIRKRAEKHLEKYTHYYERWAGNESSRKQAVKDLKQMQNDYMVRLSDLRGATTLELKFITEAWLQIIECRRVLKWTYAYGYYLPEDGDKKAKSKKGFFEYLQGEAESNLERLHHCMERDIHNYLNKERPEEEFKNFRAKLSDLTTVTRNYFENLVKALENGLKDTSFQEACSSQEACSSQEACSKINSRTSRKGERTKGKRRP is encoded by the coding sequence ATGGACTCCGAGGATTACATGTACGACAGTGACGTCGAGGAGACAACCTACGACGATGACGATCCCTACTATTACAGCGACAAAGAAGAGGAGAACATAGCTGTTGGTGACGATGACGATGAGTCAAGAAGGAACAAGAAGGCAAAACAAAGTTACATTGTATTGAAAGAATCAGATATCCAACAACGTCAAGAGAACGATATCACCGAGGTATCCAATGTTCTTTCCATATCAAAAGCTGCCGCGACGGTGCTTCTCCTAAATTACAATTGGAGAGCGTGTGACGTTCAAGATGAGTGGTTTGCTGATGAAGAGAGAATTAGAAAAAAAGTAGGTTTGTTTGAAAAACCTGTTTTTTTGCTGCCCAATAAACTTGGAAAAGTTGAACTAACTTGTTCTATATGTTATGAGAATGTTCGTGTTTCtatgatgggttgggttagtTGTGGTCATCCCTTTTGTAGGGAGTGTTGGGAGAAGTATGTGAGTGTGGCAATTGAGGATGGGGTTGGATGTTTGACATTGAGATGTCCCGAACCGCGCTGTAACGCGGTGGTGGATCGTGATTCGATTGACTTGTTTGCTAAAAAGGAAGATAAGGAGAGGTATTCGCGGTATTTGATAAGGTCTTATATTGAGAGTAATAAGAAGTATAAGTGGTGTCCGAGTGCGGATTGTGAgtatgcaatggagttttgtgAAGGAGGTGACGAAGAGTGCTATGATGTTTGTTGCCATTGTAACAATGGGTTTTGTTGGAATTGTATGGATGATGCACATAGGCCAGTGGATTGTGAGACTGTGGCTAAGTGGCAATTGAAGAATAGTTCTGAGGCTGAGAATACAGCATGGTTGTTGGTCAATACAAAGCCATGTCCAAAGTGTGGAAAACCCATTGAGAAGAACCAAGGGTGCATGCACATGACATGCCGGAAACCTTGTGAACATGAGTTTTGCTGGATGTGCCTTGGAACATGGAAGGAGCATGGTGAGAGAACAGGTGGGTTCTATGCTTGTAATACATTCCAAAAGAATAAGGAAGAGGGTAAGTATAATCAGGATGAAGATATCAGAAAAAGAGCTGAGAAGCATTTGGAAAAGTATACTCATTATTACGAGAGATGGGCAGGCAATGAATCATCAAGGAAACAAGCTGTTAAGGATTTAAAGCAAATGCAAAATGACTACATGGTAAGACTTAGTGACCTAAGGGGGGCAACTACGCTCGAGCTTAAGTTCATTACAGAGGCCTGGTTGCAGATAATTGAATGTAGGAGAGTGCTTAAGTGGACATATGCATATGGGTATTACCTCCCTGAGGATGGAGACaagaaagcaaaatcaaaaaagGGGTTCTTTGAGTACTTGCAAGGTGAGGCAGAGTCTAATTTGGAAAGGCTTCATCATTGTATGGAGAGGGATATACATAACTACCTCAACAAAGAGCGTCCAgaagaagaattcaaaaatttcagaGCAAAGCTATCCGATCTTACCACGGTGACACGGAATTACTTTGAGAATCTGGTTAAGGCATTGGAGAATGGCCTAAAAGATACTAGCTTTCAAGAGGCTTGCAGTTCGCAAGAAGCTTGCAGTTCACAAGAGGCTTGCAGCAAGATAAATAGTAGGACATCAAGAAAGGGAGAAAGGACTAAGGGTAAGAGGAGACCTTAA